The Oncorhynchus nerka isolate Pitt River linkage group LG24, Oner_Uvic_2.0, whole genome shotgun sequence genome has a window encoding:
- the LOC115107408 gene encoding procathepsin L-like: MNTRQPNFPAVQWASLMGRAVLLSILLSDPLHVASDSDEEVQGPSEWQTWKRSNGVSYDKKGDCGSCWAFSTTGAIEGQMFKRTGQLVSLSEQNLVDCSKRYGTNGCSGAWMANAYDYVLQNELQSTDTHPYTSVDSQPCFYESSQSVARITD; the protein is encoded by the exons ATGAACACAAGACAGCCCAACTTTCCAGCAG TTCAATGGGCCAGCCTCATGGGGAGAGCTGTGCTGCTCTCTATACTGCTGTCTGATCCTCTCCACGTGGCGTCAGACTCGGATGAGGAGGTCCAGGGGCCATCAGAGTGGCAAACATGGAAGAGGAGCAACGGTGTGTCGTACGACAAGAAG GGCGACTGTGGCTCCTGCTGGGCGTTTAGCACTACGGGGGCCATTGAAGGACAAATGTTCAAGAGGACAGGTCAGCTGGTGTCCTTGAGTGAGCAAAACCTTGTGGACTGCTCCAAGCGCTATGGCACCAATGGCTGCAGTGGAGCCTGGATGGCTAATGCCTATGATTATGTGCTTCAGAATGAGCTTCAGTCCACAGACACCCACCCCTACACATCAGTG GATTCCCAGCCCTGTTTCTATGAAAGTAGTCAGTCAGTTGCCAGGATTACTGATTAG
- the LOC115108394 gene encoding ankyrin repeat domain-containing protein 29 isoform X1 gives MSFKKETPLANAVFWAARKGNLALLQLLLNSGRVDADCRDSFGTTALMVASYSGHYDCARELIMQGTDINLQRETGSTALFLASQQGHNEVVKLLFEFGGSTEFQTKDGGTALSAACQYGHSKVVDTLLKNGANVHDQLHDGATPLFLASQEGHVTVIRQLLSSGAKVNHPREDGTVPLWMAAQMGHSEVVKVLLLRGADRDADRKDGSTALFKAAFKGHNTVIEELLKFSPSLGLLKNGSTALHAAVMGDNHKSVNLLLGANADPTLPNKNNELPADLTKSNRILRALRPHILNGSS, from the exons ATGTCGTTCAAG AAGGAGACTCCCCTTGCTAACGCCGTGTTTTGGGCAGCTCGTAAGGGGAACTTGGCCCTGCTTCAATTACTGCTCAACAGTGGTCGTGTGGATGCCGACTGCAGAGACAGT TTTGGCACCACAGCCCTGATGGTGGCGTCCTACAGTGGCCACTATGACTGTGCCAGGGAGCTGATCATGCAGGGAACTGACATTAACCTGCAGAGAGAG ACAGGCTCCACTGCCCTCTTCTTGGCTTCCCAGCAGGGACACAATGAAGTAGTGAAGCTGCTCTTTGAATTTGGTGGCTCAACTGAATTCCAGACAAAG GATGGTGGCACAGCCCTCTCTGCAGCCTGCCAGTATGGCCACTCTAAGGTGGTGGACACTCTGCTGAAGAACGGCGCCAATGTCCATGATCAGCTGCAT GATGGTGCCACTCCACTCTTCCTTGCTTCCCAGGAGGGTCATGTGACTGTCATACGTCAACTTCTGTCATCTGGAGCCAAAGTTAACCACCCTAGGGAA gATGGCACAGTCCCCCTGTGGATGGCAGCCCAGATGGGACACAGTGAAGTAGTGAAGGTTTTACTTCTGCGTGGTGCAGATCGGGATGCTGACAGAAAA GACGGGTCAACTGCACTATTCAAGGCAGCTTTCAAAGGACACAACACTGTCATTGAGGAGCTCCTCAAGTTCTCCCCTTCATTGGGCCTTCTCAAG AATGGTTCCACAGCCCTCCACGCTGCTGTCATGGGTGACAATCATAAAAGTGTAAACCTTCTGCTGGGGGCCAACGCAGACCCCACACTACCCAACAAG AACAATGAACTGCCAGCAGATCTTACAAAGAGCAATCGTATCCTGAGGGCTCTGCGACCTCACATCTTAAATGGAAGTAGTTGA
- the LOC115108394 gene encoding ankyrin repeat domain-containing protein 29 isoform X2, protein MSFKFGTTALMVASYSGHYDCARELIMQGTDINLQRETGSTALFLASQQGHNEVVKLLFEFGGSTEFQTKDGGTALSAACQYGHSKVVDTLLKNGANVHDQLHDGATPLFLASQEGHVTVIRQLLSSGAKVNHPREDGTVPLWMAAQMGHSEVVKVLLLRGADRDADRKDGSTALFKAAFKGHNTVIEELLKFSPSLGLLKNGSTALHAAVMGDNHKSVNLLLGANADPTLPNKNNELPADLTKSNRILRALRPHILNGSS, encoded by the exons ATGTCGTTCAAG TTTGGCACCACAGCCCTGATGGTGGCGTCCTACAGTGGCCACTATGACTGTGCCAGGGAGCTGATCATGCAGGGAACTGACATTAACCTGCAGAGAGAG ACAGGCTCCACTGCCCTCTTCTTGGCTTCCCAGCAGGGACACAATGAAGTAGTGAAGCTGCTCTTTGAATTTGGTGGCTCAACTGAATTCCAGACAAAG GATGGTGGCACAGCCCTCTCTGCAGCCTGCCAGTATGGCCACTCTAAGGTGGTGGACACTCTGCTGAAGAACGGCGCCAATGTCCATGATCAGCTGCAT GATGGTGCCACTCCACTCTTCCTTGCTTCCCAGGAGGGTCATGTGACTGTCATACGTCAACTTCTGTCATCTGGAGCCAAAGTTAACCACCCTAGGGAA gATGGCACAGTCCCCCTGTGGATGGCAGCCCAGATGGGACACAGTGAAGTAGTGAAGGTTTTACTTCTGCGTGGTGCAGATCGGGATGCTGACAGAAAA GACGGGTCAACTGCACTATTCAAGGCAGCTTTCAAAGGACACAACACTGTCATTGAGGAGCTCCTCAAGTTCTCCCCTTCATTGGGCCTTCTCAAG AATGGTTCCACAGCCCTCCACGCTGCTGTCATGGGTGACAATCATAAAAGTGTAAACCTTCTGCTGGGGGCCAACGCAGACCCCACACTACCCAACAAG AACAATGAACTGCCAGCAGATCTTACAAAGAGCAATCGTATCCTGAGGGCTCTGCGACCTCACATCTTAAATGGAAGTAGTTGA
- the LOC115108394 gene encoding ankyrin repeat domain-containing protein 29 isoform X3, whose translation MVASYSGHYDCARELIMQGTDINLQRETGSTALFLASQQGHNEVVKLLFEFGGSTEFQTKDGGTALSAACQYGHSKVVDTLLKNGANVHDQLHDGATPLFLASQEGHVTVIRQLLSSGAKVNHPREDGTVPLWMAAQMGHSEVVKVLLLRGADRDADRKDGSTALFKAAFKGHNTVIEELLKFSPSLGLLKNGSTALHAAVMGDNHKSVNLLLGANADPTLPNKNNELPADLTKSNRILRALRPHILNGSS comes from the exons ATGGTGGCGTCCTACAGTGGCCACTATGACTGTGCCAGGGAGCTGATCATGCAGGGAACTGACATTAACCTGCAGAGAGAG ACAGGCTCCACTGCCCTCTTCTTGGCTTCCCAGCAGGGACACAATGAAGTAGTGAAGCTGCTCTTTGAATTTGGTGGCTCAACTGAATTCCAGACAAAG GATGGTGGCACAGCCCTCTCTGCAGCCTGCCAGTATGGCCACTCTAAGGTGGTGGACACTCTGCTGAAGAACGGCGCCAATGTCCATGATCAGCTGCAT GATGGTGCCACTCCACTCTTCCTTGCTTCCCAGGAGGGTCATGTGACTGTCATACGTCAACTTCTGTCATCTGGAGCCAAAGTTAACCACCCTAGGGAA gATGGCACAGTCCCCCTGTGGATGGCAGCCCAGATGGGACACAGTGAAGTAGTGAAGGTTTTACTTCTGCGTGGTGCAGATCGGGATGCTGACAGAAAA GACGGGTCAACTGCACTATTCAAGGCAGCTTTCAAAGGACACAACACTGTCATTGAGGAGCTCCTCAAGTTCTCCCCTTCATTGGGCCTTCTCAAG AATGGTTCCACAGCCCTCCACGCTGCTGTCATGGGTGACAATCATAAAAGTGTAAACCTTCTGCTGGGGGCCAACGCAGACCCCACACTACCCAACAAG AACAATGAACTGCCAGCAGATCTTACAAAGAGCAATCGTATCCTGAGGGCTCTGCGACCTCACATCTTAAATGGAAGTAGTTGA